The region CCAGTATCTTTCTCCTCAAGACCAGATTAACGTATTCTGTTCTGGTGTGAATATTTATCAATTAGGTACATTTGAATCACTTGTGCTTCAGCAGTCCAATAAAGCACAAACAATGAGGATTGCATTATTTCCATGGAAGTGATTATGAGTGCGATAGAGTTGtaaaattattatagttattacTATGGAATAATATATTactcttaaaaaacagaaaacagggatccctgggtggcacagcggtttggcgcctgcctatggcccagggcgtgatcctggagacccgggattgagtcccacgtcgggctcccggtgcatggagcctgctcctccctctgcctgtgtctctgcctctctctctctctctatgtgtgtgactatcataaataaacaaaaatttataaaattaaaaaaaagaaaacagaaaacaaatttaattgcATCCTGAATTTCAGTATAACctattatcattaataaaatgtataagtatcagggtgcctgggtggctcagaggttgagcgtctgcctttggttcagggtgtaatcccagagtcccaggattgagttcacattgggctccctgcatggagctgcttctccctctgcttaatgtccacctctctctctctctctctctctctctctctctctctctctctctcataaataaataaataaataaataaataaataaataaataaataaataaaatctttaacaaaataaactaaCTTTATAAGTGTCAACCTAATTAACACTGGTaaattttcagttcctttgggtcTGAATAGTAAAACAACTTCCTTGTTGAGTAAATGCATGGAGCCTAGGTGGGTATTGACAAATTGAAAAGAGGTTTAATCTAAGattgttaataaaattttcattttgtgatgAAGAAAATTAAGGGtgtgattttaaaacattatctggGTTGAAGTGTTGTATTGATTTATTCTGCATGTctggaagaatgaaaaataagaataaaaatcaaacagaaacaCTACATAAGTTTAAAAAGCCTGATGTACCAAATCTTCATCCAAAGTGGCTCTGAATTGACCGATAGAGTTTTGGATTTACAACATGGGGAAAGGAAGCATTGTTTGTTAGCTGGATATATGCCACAAAATTCCTGAAACTTTCAGTCAATCAATAATGTCCTCATTCCAGCAATGGCCATAAATGTGGTTATAActgaattaaacataaaaatagtgaatatttaaacaatcttcattaaaatattaagaattatgtTGTTGCCCAGGACTGTGCTTTTTCAACAATATGTACAAATAagtgctgtttttaaaaactgactggaaaaaagagagacactaAAGAGAACTTAGCAAAGCATGAAAATAATTAAGGAATTTACTGTCCAGACTTGCCCTTCTCCAACACCTTCATGGCTGCTCTAGCCACTTCCTTGTTGTGGATGCTGTAGATGAGGGGATTCATCATGGGAGTGAGGATGGTGTAGAAGACACAGACCATCTTCTCCTGGGTGGGGGAACGATCAGAAGTGGGCCACAGGTATATGAACAGAGCTGTGCCATAATACATTCCCACCACCATGAGGTGAGAAGAGCAGGTGGCAAAAGCTTTCCGGTGACCCTCTCCAGATGCTATGTGAATGACAGCCACAATAACACGAGTATAGGAAGCAATAATGATCACTACAGGGAAAACAATCATTATTATACAGCAGTAGAAAAGAACTTCTTCAAATGTTGATGTGTCATTGCATGAGATGATGAGCAGGGAAGGAAAACCACAGAAGAAGTGGTCTATTTCCCGGGACCcacaatagaagaaaaatgtagcTACAGCATCAATTATACAATCAGTAGAGCCCAGGATCCAGGAAGATGCAGCCATAAGTCCACAAATTTTAGGACTCATAAGATTAGGATATCTTAGAGGGTAGCAAATGGCAATATAGTGGTCATAAGCCATTACTGCCCACAGGAAACATTCACAGTCAAGTAGTGATGTATAGAGGAAAATTTGTGTAGCACACTCTAccacagaaatggaattgctgccAGACAAATAGATGGTTAAAAGCCATCTTGGGTACAGTGTTGCAGATGAGCATGAGGTCCATGAGGGACAGTTGGCTGAGAAAGAAGTACATGGGTGTGTGGAGCTGAGTGTCCAGGTAGATGAGGAGAATCATAGCAGTGTTTCCCATGAAGGCCACTGTGAAGATGGCCAAAaccagagaaaagaggaagatgtgAGTGGGGCTGTAATTGAAGATTCCCAGAAGGATGAAATCAGAGTTAAAAGTCTGATTGTCCCATGCCATGAGGAATGTGTTTTTTATCTAATACAACAAAAAGTGATGTCACTTCATTAATTTGGTGAACATGTACTCAGTGCCTTACAAAGCATGTGATTGTGGTAAACTATAGGTCAGTGATTATGCTGACATCAATGTTATTAGGAATTTCAAAAAACAAGAAGCAtaataaagggggaaaatatgTTATCTTGGTACTAATTTATACAAGTGTGGAATTATTCCTAAGCTCAGCTTCTAAACaacttttgaaaattaagataataatatACGTTTTATATAATTGATAGTGTGTCTTCAAAAATGGAAATTCCCAAAAGCAATT is a window of Vulpes vulpes isolate BD-2025 chromosome 7, VulVul3, whole genome shotgun sequence DNA encoding:
- the LOC112911038 gene encoding LOW QUALITY PROTEIN: olfactory receptor 2M3-like (The sequence of the model RefSeq protein was modified relative to this genomic sequence to represent the inferred CDS: deleted 1 base in 1 codon), translated to MAWDNQTFNSDFILLGIFNYSPTHIFLFSLVLAIFTVAFMGNTAMILLIYLDTQLHTPMYFFLSQLSLMDLMLICNTVPKMAFNHYLSGSNSISVVECATQIFLYTSLLDCECFLWAVMAYDHYIAICYPLRYPNLMSPKICGLMAASSWILGSTDCIIDAVATFFFYCGSREIDHFFCGFPSLLIISCNDTSTFEEVLFYCCIIMIVFPVVIIIASYTRVIVAVIHIASGEGHRKAFATCSSHLMVVGMYYGTALFIYLWPTSDRSPTQEKMVCVFYTILTPMMNPLIYSIHNKEVARAAMKVLEKGKSGQ